The genome window TTAAGAGAAAactcatttttctaataatttcccAGTAAAACACACCCAACTGTTAAGATTAGCGATCTTTTCAGTGCTATGGTAAGATCCAAGCAACCCGGCTACAGCATAAATATGTGTGCCGTCTCATGTGTGATTCCTTATAgatccagctttgttcttctccagTGTCTCCTCTTGAAGTTGTACCTGACTTTATTACCGGTTTTCATCCGAATCCATTGGGGAATGGGCCGGATTCTACCTTTGTTTCTTGGCCAGGAACCACTTGATCCTGAAAGTCTTGTGAGAACACATGGCGAGGAAGAGTCAACTGCACACACCACCATGGCGGTGAAAAAGAGGCGCTAGTTGCAATGTTATACTTCATTCTTTCACATATCGAGACATTGGCTGTCCATCAATTTTTGCTTAAGCGATTGAGTTAAGTACTAGTGACACATGCCACTGGCTTCCAGAAAGATATGGTTTTGTAGGAAAAACAGCAGTCCCACCATCCCTCCCATAAATTCCCCGCCCCACAGTGCAGTGGGCAGAAGTCCCCAAGGCGGCAGGAGCAGTGTGGACAGGAAGCCAGGAACACAGGCGGGTGGGGTGGTGGCGGTGGTACACAGGGAGTCCCGTTCCCAGAAATGCCATTTGATTTGGGCAGTTAGTAGGCTGTGCCTGAGAGGCATTCTCCAGTGAGGgttaagaaggaaagaagggagcaaGGGCCTTTTGGGCCGAGCCAAAGGGAATAAATAAAGATGGGAGAGCACAGGGCACAAAGTGGGATCAGGCCATGAGGGCTGAGGTAGCTGGAATCATTCTGTAGGCTCTAGTGAGAAGTCATTGCAGAATTTTCAACTGGCATGTGAGACACGATCACTTCTGTGTTTTAGAAGAGTAACGTTTGTGGTAGATGAGTTAGCGATGAATTTGCAAGGAGACTGCTTCAGTGATCCAGGCAAGAGGATGAGGGCCTGACCTAAATGTTGATGAAACATATCAGTTACCTGTCATCTGGCTCCCATTAGGGTCAGTATTTTACTCAGTATCTGTAAGTAATCAAGCAGTGTTCCATGGTAACTCTCTTTTGATAATTCTTTTAAGCTTGAGTAGGTTGGGTTAATGCAAGGGATTTTTAGAGTGTTGTAGtcttgtgcttttttttcattctgaagaaaaaatatttatctagacccatatgtgtacatatatctaTTTACGTATCTTCCTATACTGGCAGGAATTATGTGGGTCCTTAAAGAGGGGAATTGTTATTCATAACAATGTATATGCAGTGCTGTAGGTAAAAGATCTTTAATTCCATCCTTTAAAAGATAATTCTGAAGCACAGTGAAGTAGAGAGAAATATTCAGTTGTGCAGATTCATTCATAAGCAAATCTGTATCTCAATTTTGCAGCAGACAGCAGAGGAAAGTGTATAACTACTAGTTTATTTAATGAATCCTTTTAAGAGTGGTTTCTGCTTCAGATTTACCCATCCTAATCCCACTGTGTTACATGTGCTTACCCATGGTTCCCACGTGCTCTTTTCATacagtagaaataaaattgatatcaAAAGAGTAAATTTAAGTGGAGAGAGGCTAGGGCTCTAAATATTAACTATACCATTTAATATCCATGAGTGTAGGATAAGAGTATGAGAATTAACCACACCTTCAGACTAATTTTGAGGTAAAACATGAGATTGTGACCACTTGAATTTGTCGTTTTTCAGATGGTatgcttatttattaatttacttttggTAACGAGACCTGAAAATGGTGGGTCTGTTCCTCATTAGCTTTGCTCCTAGCCAGCTGTTTTGTGTCCCTTCTTTTGTTACATAATATGTCTCACTGGGTAACATTAATTCTTTATGAGGCAAGATGCTTCATGGAGATAacctattttgtattttttcttgcaCGTCAAGTCATGTGAAGAGACCAGCACGCAAACTGGGTACCCAGGCATTGCGGTATCTCTGAGACTCAGAAGACAAAAGCTTGGAATGAGATAGGCTTTCCTTTCTGTAATCAATCAGTAGTCTTTCTTTTCTGAAGGGATCTCCTGTTGTCTTTCACCTTTCTAAGATGATTGGTGAAAATGTGaatatgtttgtatttataaCGCATGCTCTTAATGTAAAGGTGAAATGCAAAGGTGAAATGGGGCAGGTCAAT of Rhinolophus sinicus isolate RSC01 linkage group LG05, ASM3656204v1, whole genome shotgun sequence contains these proteins:
- the LOC109455401 gene encoding LOW QUALITY PROTEIN: large ribosomal subunit protein eL39 (The sequence of the model RefSeq protein was modified relative to this genomic sequence to represent the inferred CDS: deleted 1 base in 1 codon; substituted 1 base at 1 genomic stop codon) encodes the protein MCSHKTFRIKWFLAKKQRXNRPIPQWIRMKTGNKVRYNFKRRHWRRTKLDL